ATGTATATATCGTATATATTGTGCCTTAACCACAGCTCCAGCATCTACATGTGATGTCATGTTTCTCAAAGTATTTTCTTGTATTTGAGCCCTCCTGGCACATTAAAATATTTCATAACTTGGCAAGGttaattttcgcctccattattATATAATGTTGCTTGTCTTTGTTAATAAAAGAAGTTTACCTGCCAGAACCGATGCCATTCACGGCACTCATGGTGAACTGCTTCGGGAATTTGGATGTAGCACATCCGCCTGTCTTTCATTCTTGCATCTTCCCTGATTtacaaaggctttttttttactgttatagaATAGTAACTTGTTAATGAAGGTTGTTGGTCTTTCTATCATTAATATTCCTGCATTCCAGATTCACCTGTCTTGCAACTAGCTTGTCGTCTTATGCCCACTATTTTTCATGATTGCATTGTTTGTATCTTGTTTTTCACCTATGGTGCAGGCTGCATTCCACTTGGCCAAGCCACAGGTACTGCGAACCCAGCTAATTGACCTGGGCATGGAAGAAAACAAGGTGCTTTGCTCTTGCATTCTCATACTTCTTTCACATGTTCACTTCTGTGTGATTCTGTagtttaaaggagtcctgacacaaaaatttgcgccctgcgtttttttgctgcaatgtgttgctgggggcctgttagtcataacacggcacatcgtttgctgcagcgcgcgacagataattaattacaagctcctcattaccgacacagactcagtttcggtttgacagagctccaaaaacgacaagtcgccgggtgcaactatcaccacctagcgagtgaaacgctcagtcacgtgagcacacagaacagtgacgcatttccgcgcggtctgtcgtcgtcgggctcatcgtcgtctgatggcgacgattttcttgcggcggggatcgaaggaattttcgacgtggcgaatcacttcaggtttgacccggtggcgaggagcgattcgtcgagaagcgcgtcaaaacagaaatggcggctacgacgtcatcataacttgtaccggctgcaacggttacgtaggggaagtaggggggtcacctcgggtcacctccgagggtgtcaatgcactaggtgcggcctataatgctggatcgcgctcgcgaacttcaaaattcatataaaataccttccaagctttattcgctgtcgatattttgcagatggtacacgcacgtacacgggaatcaatccagcaggctatcttggccacgaaattttgtgtcagtacccctttaagaaggcTGGAAAAGCGTCACCCAGAGGACCGAAGGgcagcagccgattgcctccacGACTAATGTAGTACTCCTGCTCATGTACTTGATGGTGATATTCTCCGACGGCAGGGTCACTGACTGCCTGGCTTATGATGTCAGCTTAGTGTGtgcgctcattggtgcaggctcgtgGGCATCTGCCTTTCAGGTATAAATgctgctgccttctaaagttttaGCCGACTTTAGGAAGGTGAGAAAAATGTGTAAATAAAGTTAATAAAGTAGGTTGTGGAAGGACATTATCACATGAAGTGTCATTCTGATGGTGATATATTTTCTAAAGAAGTGTCACATTGCAAGCAAGATCTCACAGTACACCAGATTGACCATTGAGTCACATTGTTGTAGCACTTACGCAGTATGGAATTCGGTGCTTGGTCACCTATTCACTGTAGTAGCCTAACATCTGTGGCGTTGCACTACTAAGCTTGAGGCTGCAAGATTGACTCCCAGATGTGATGCCCgcattttagggggggggggggggggcaaaatgcaGTAATGCCCATATATTGTAGTTACTTAGATTTACCTTAGATGCGTGTTAAGTTCCCAGGTGCTCAAATGTTATCTGGAGTCtgccactatggcatgcctcatagccatattgaaaaaatccgtaaacaggggatgggtgctcgagccgagattttgacaagtggacttgtcttcttcaaggctagaactgaaATCAGTTCTAGccgtgaagaagacaagtccacttgtcgaaacatcggctcgagcacccaccccctgtttactgattttttcatcgcaagcttccatcttccacttacTGCCGTTTCATAGGCATATtgtggtttgggcacgtaaaaccccagaacttagtttttctttcttcatgtgCTCGATCACCAATTATACAACCCTAACACCACCGTATTTTTGTTCCATATCAGGTTCAGTGCATGGTGCAGTCATGGACAAGCCATGCCAAGCAGCTTGTTGAGCAGTTGAAGCTGCGCTCCCTCGCTCCCAGACAGGTCAGtgcactgctgctgctgccgctgctgaaCACCGAAGACTGGAGAGCTGAAAAATTTTGATGTCATTACTGAGCAGGCTTTCTGCCATTTCCATAAACTGGTCTAATGTGTTACACCAGATGTGTGCTTGAACTATGCCTCAATAACCCGCAACAGTGATTGGCACTACAAGAAGTTCATTATGGATCATGTCCCTCTGAGCAGTCAATGAAAAATGCCTGGTTAACAAGCTTAGCATAGCAACCTCCATGTAACTGAACTAGAAGAGTGCTACTGCACTCCACTTAGAAGTGCTTAGAATCCATGATACTTTTTTCGAGCCTGGACATTGTGCAATGTCCTAGAGCTTTAATTCTCCATATTTAAACATAGGACACGCTTTGCCAATTTTGTTGTCTGCTTGTTCGCAAACTTTGGGAACGGGAATATACTTAGAAAGAGCTTTTAAAAAATGTAGTAGAAAGATAACTTGGAAAGCTCGACTTGGAAAAGCATTTGTGGGCAGGTTTCGTCTTTGCAAGCTTACAATTTTGTGAACATTTTCTTAAGCTCTGAGTTTTCCTTTGTGATTGCGCCCTTTTTATCTGTACAGTTGCAACTAAATTTGCTTTTATGAACTCTGTAattgacgtgtgtgtgtgcgaggaTCACATGTGTATGTGACATGCATATATTCGTGCATGATTGTGCAGCTTCGAAATGTGGACTGGGAGGTGCAAGTGCGGACAGCTCAGCAGTCTGCAGTACGGTACAAGAGGCTTCAGGCCCTGGTGGACCTTGTCGTCTCCACGGGAGCTGCACATGACCACTTGCTGCTGCAGTTTTCACATGGACAGCTCTTCAACCTTTACACACAGGTGTGCATCTCTCACTGCTTGATGTCACCCAATTTAATAGGAACACTGGCACACATTTTCAATGTTGTTGGAACCCTGTTACATTGCTGCCCGAGCAGATGCTGTCAAATCCCTGAAGTCATCATGCCGAGCAGGTGTGGGGAATTTCATGGAGACGTTGCCACCTGCATTTTGTTTTCACTCTATTTCGGGCTTGCTAAGTCTCTTTTTTACATAAAAGGTGGCATTTTTGGTAGCCTACAATAACAGTCTAATGCTGATACAGCTCAAATTAtttttcgctttagtgtcccattaaatgTATCACTCAACTAACAGGCAATCGTGGCACGATTGCCTGATTTTGTTTGACATATTTAATAAGGCGttaacttgggcttgttggtgcatactagccctttcggccctggcatcgtcaattgacgacaccgcacaaaagttcccctagcacctcggaaatgaaacaaAAACTGCTCATTATTGGGGAGacacttcttcaatgatccccactgtgattcaCACCAAActtgcgacatatttgcggagctgggagccacaaagaagaaaaagcttgaccgaagtcatgggtgacgccgaggcgggtcaggtgaggcggctaagcgccgttttcgggacgtcatacagaagctgtttcaaggagtatcacagtgaaaaatgagacatggttcacattttgtgtactctagtgagtagcagaaataaagaaaccattttcctaatttcatgaccactgagccctgatgacctaatttgattccatgctaattaatccataaatacttgcaccactggctcagtttttcgtttttggt
Above is a genomic segment from Rhipicephalus sanguineus isolate Rsan-2018 unplaced genomic scaffold, BIME_Rsan_1.4 Seq1104, whole genome shotgun sequence containing:
- the LOC119376154 gene encoding COMM domain-containing protein 10, yielding MTVSMFTKTVRLEQAVKLINQLDDTKFSALLARILQKLPCKDERSFTEEEEQKLQRAFNCNAQEVTLLLESLSFILEQAAFHLAKPQVLRTQLIDLGMEENKVQCMVQSWTSHAKQLVEQLKLRSLAPRQLRNVDWEVQVRTAQQSAVRYKRLQALVDLVVSTGAAHDHLLLQFSHGQLFNLYTQLEQIQVQLDSLI